CCCCATGAACGCTGTTTTGATCAATAATAGCGCGGTCATTTTAACATACGACTATATGTTTCTCAACTAAAAGCGGTTATCTTCAGGTGCATAAAATCGTTTTCAACACGGACTATCAAGGGTTTTCTGCATTTTCGTTCACTAGTTATGCCCATTAAAATAATTTTTTTATGAAGGGTGGCTTTTATTGGAAAATGGGACGGCATCCGTGGCAAAATTTAAAGGAGAAACTAAAAATACGGCTCTTTTAATCAATATGTTTGGGGTAATGACCCCGGGCAAGGGAGGATGGATTATGGCCAAAATTTACGAAAAAATCGACGACGAAATGTCTGCATGGATAAAGCAACAGCGGGTATTTTTTGTAGCCACCGCGCCGATCGCGCGCGATGGACATGTGAATTGCTCTCCCAAGGGAGGAGATTCTTTTAAGGTCATCGACCCGTTAACTGTTGTTTATCAGGATCTCACGGGAAGCGGCGCGGAGACGATCTCCCATCTTCGGGAAAATAGCCGAATTGTTGTGATGTTCTGCGCGTTTGAAGGCCCTCCCAGGATTGTCCGGTTACATGGGAGGGGGGAGGCCGTTACCCCCGGCCTTCCAGAATACCCTTTTTTCGTAACGTTTTTTCCTGAAAATTCAGGAACGAGGGCCTTCATACGGGTCAGAATAAGCCGAATATCCGATTCTTGCGGCTATGCAGTCCCATTTTTTGATTATAAGGGGGACCGGGATGCTCTTGAAAAGTGGGCTAGAGCAAAGGGCGCAGACAAACTAGAAGCGTATCGCCGGGAAAAAAATCTGCGAAGCATTGACGGACTGCCGGCCTTTGATGACATCCCTAAATCGTTCAGACCCGTTTAACCGAAAAAAGTTTATTTTTGACGTAAGAAAAGAATTCCGGTCATTGCCTCAAAAAGCAGAAGAAAATCTGTGAAAGTTAGGCTATAATCAGGGCCAGTCAATTTAAAAACAGGCAAGGAATTTTAAACCCGCCCCTAATGAAAATTTCATTTTTGTTCTCAATCATTTTCCTTATTTTCACAAATTGCTCCGTTCAAACAACCCAGCAATCCCCTGCCAGAAAACCAAAGGCGGCCGAGGCTGTTCCCGTTACAACGGCCCGGGCCGTTCAGAAAACCGTTCCCGTTAAAATCCATGCCATTGGCAATGGTCAGGCCTATTCAACCGTCAGTGTAAAGGCACAGGTCGGCGGGACCCTTCAAAAGGTTAATTTTAAAGAAGGGGAATATGTTAAAAAAGGAGATCTGGTTTTTACATTGGATTCCCGCCCCTTTGAAGCTCAGCTCAAGCAGGCTGAGGCCAACCTGGCAAAGGACCGGGCTCAGGCTGAAAATGCCCGCAAGGAGGTTAACCGATATCAAGAATTAGTAAAAAACGGTTATGTGGCAAGTGAACAATATGAGCGGATTTTAGCCAATTCTCAGGCTCTCGAAGGAACGCTTCTTGGCGATGAAGCGGCGATAGAAAATGCGAAACTTCAGCTTGAGTACTGTTTTATCCGTTCTCCGATCGATGGGATCACCGGGAACCTTCTTGTTCATGAGGGAAACGTGGTCAAAGCCAATGACCTGGTGCTTCTGGTCATTAACCAGGTCCGCCCCATCTATGTGTCTTTTTCAGTCCCAGGCCGTTATCTGCCGGAAATCAGAAAATATAGAGCTTTGGGAAAATTAAAGGTCGAGGCGGCCGTTCCCGGCAAAGAAGGATCCTCTGTTCTGGGGGACCTTACGTTTGTCGACAATGCGGTTGATTTACAGACCGGAATGATTCAGTTAAAAGGCCTTTTTTCAAACCAGAATAAAACCTTATGGCCCGGACAGTTTGTCAATGTTGATTTGTTTGTCACAAAACAGGACAACGCCATCGTTGTTCCGTCGCGGGCTGTACAAACAGGACAGACCGGTCAGTTCCTTTATGTCATAAACCCGGGCTTCACGGTGGAATTCCGTTCTGTGGTTGTTGAAAGCGTGATGGATGAAGAAGCTGTCATCGAAAAAGGGGTTTCGCCAGGCGACCAGGTTGTGACCGACGGACAGCTTCGCCTGGTCCCAGGGTCAAAAGTCGTGGTCCGGGATTCGGGTTCGCCGGCACATTCCCAAGAAAATCAAAAATGAATATTCCCGAGCTATGCATCCGGCGACCGGTTATGACAACGCTTTTGATGGCCGGTATTTTTTTATTTGGCATTATCGGCTACCGGGCATTGCCTGTCAGCGAACTTCCCGATGTGGATTTTCCCACCCTCTCAGTCTCCGCAAATTTGCCGGGAGCCAGCGCCGAGACCATGGCTTCCTCCGTCGCAACCCCCCTGGAAAAACAGTTTTCGACCATTGCGGGGATCGATTCCATGACCTCGATCAATGGCCGCGGCATCACTCAAATCACCGTTCAATTTTCCCTGGATCGAAATATTGATGCGGCCGCGCAGGATATCCAATCGGCGATAGTTGCCGCCCAGAAAAACCTCCCTCCCGGCATGCCAAGCCCCCCGACCTACCAGAAGGTTAATCCCGCCGATCAGCCGATTCTTTTCCTGGCTTTAAGTTCCCCTTTGCTTCCTCTCTCAAAAATCGATGAATATGCGGAGAACATGATTGCGCAACGTATTTCAACGATCAGCGGAGTCGCACAGGTACAGGTTTTCGGTTCGCAAAAATATGCTGTGCGGGTTCAGCTTGATCCCGCGGCTATGGCCTCGCGCGGGCTCGGAATCGACGAAGTTGCGGGAGCGATCAGTCAGCAAAATGTGAATCTTCCCACCGGGACGCTTTATGGCGCCCACCAGGCTTTTACCGTCCAGGCTTCAGGACAACTCACCAATGCCGCCGCTTATCGTCAGCTGATTGTGGCCTACCGGAACGGGTCTCCCGTCCGGCTGGAAGAGCTGGGAAGAGTCATTGACAGTGTCCAGAATGACAAGGTGGCAAGCTGGTACAACGATACGCGAGCCATTGTTCTGGCCATTCAACGCCAGCCTGGCACAAATACCGTCGAGGTAGCCGATGCCATCAAAAAACTGTTGCCGGTATTCCGGGGGCAAATGCCCGCTTCAGTAAGGTTTGAAGTCCTCTATGACCGCTCCGTGTCCATTCTTGCATCCATTAATGAGGTGAAATTCACCCTGATTTTGGCCATTGGCCTGGTTATCCTGGTGATCTTTTTATTCCTTCGCAAACTTCCTGCCACCCTCATTCCCAGTCTTGCTTTGCCCATCTCCATTATGGGAACTTTCAGCGTCTTATATTTATTGGGTTACAGTATTGATAATCTCTCTTTGATGGCGTTGACGCTTTCTGTGGGATTCGTAGTCGATGACGCGATCGTGATGCTTGAAAATATTGTGCGCCATCTGGAAAAAGGAGAAGAAGTTTTACCGGCAACGCTGAAGGGCTCCAGGGAAATCGGTTTCACGATCGTTTCGATGACCGTTTCTCTCGCGGCAGTATTCATTCCGGTCCTCTTAATGGGAGGAATTTTAGGAAGGCTTTTGCACGAATTTTCAGTGACGATCATCACAACCGTTGTGGTATCAGGTTTTGTCTCCCTGACGCTCACGCCTATGCTCTGCAGCAGGCTTCTAAAAGTTCACCGGTCGGAAAAACATGGCCGGCTTTATAATCTTTTCGAGAGATTCTTTGAATGGTTGCTGGGCATTTACGACAGGAGTCTAAGATTTTCATTAGCGCACCGCAGGCTGGTTATCCTGATATTTGGTATTCTTTTTATGGCTTCGGTTTATTTATTTATGATTATTCCTAAAGGCTTTATTCCTAATAGTGATACGGGCTTGATTTTTGCTTTTACACAGGGGTCCCAGGATATTTCTTTTGAATCCATGAAAACACACCAGCAGGCATTGGCCAAAATTGTCCAGCAGGATCCCTATGTGGAAAATTTTATGTCGGCCATTGGGGCTGGAGGCCCAAACGTGACAGGAAATACGGGCAGAATATTTATGCGTTTGAAACCACGTTCCCAACGTCCCGATGTCGAGCAGGTGATTCAGGAGCTGCGTCCAAAGCTGGCTGCGGTTACAGGCATTAAAGCTTTTCCACAGAATCTTCCCACCATTCGAATTGGAGGCCAGCTCACCAAAAGCCTGTACCAGTATACCCTGCAAGATGTTGACATTCAGGAACTCTATCAATGGGCGCCCGTCCTGGAATCCAAAATCCGGACTTTGCCGGGGTTTCAGGACGTGAACAGCGATTTAGAAATTACGACGCCTCAGATCAACGTCGAAATCGATCGGGATAAAGCTTCCTCCCTCGGAGTAAGGGCTGATCAGATCGAAAGCGCCCTTTATAACGCCTATGGGGCGCGTCAAGTCTCAACGATTTATACCCCTTCGGATCAATATTGGGTGATTATGGAATTGGACCCGGAATTCCAATTAAATCCAAATGCGCTATCGTTGCTCTATATCCGGGCCTCCACAGGGCAGCTTGTCCCGTTAAATAGTGTCGCCAGGCTTAATCCGGGCGTGGGTCCGCTGACCGTGGCACACCTGGGCCAACTTCCCTCCGTGACGATTTCTTTTAACCTGGAGCCGGGCGTTTCCTTAAGCGATGCTGTAAAGAAAATTGAAAAAGTTGGGCGTGAATTAAACCTTCCCGCCACCCTGAATGCCACTTTCAAAGGAGTGGCCCAGGCTTTCCAATCCTCTTTTCAAGGCCTTTCCATCCTTTTCATTTTGTCTTTTCTGGTCATTTATATCGTCCTGGGCATTCTTTACGAGAGTTTTATTCATCCCATTACAATCCTGTCGGGTCTTCCTTCCGCGGCCTTCGGAGCGTTGGCGACGCTAATGCTTTTTCACATGGAACTTAATATCTTTGGCTTTGTG
Above is a window of Nitrospirota bacterium DNA encoding:
- a CDS encoding pyridoxamine 5'-phosphate oxidase family protein, which encodes MAKIYEKIDDEMSAWIKQQRVFFVATAPIARDGHVNCSPKGGDSFKVIDPLTVVYQDLTGSGAETISHLRENSRIVVMFCAFEGPPRIVRLHGRGEAVTPGLPEYPFFVTFFPENSGTRAFIRVRISRISDSCGYAVPFFDYKGDRDALEKWARAKGADKLEAYRREKNLRSIDGLPAFDDIPKSFRPV
- a CDS encoding efflux RND transporter periplasmic adaptor subunit, with the translated sequence MKISFLFSIIFLIFTNCSVQTTQQSPARKPKAAEAVPVTTARAVQKTVPVKIHAIGNGQAYSTVSVKAQVGGTLQKVNFKEGEYVKKGDLVFTLDSRPFEAQLKQAEANLAKDRAQAENARKEVNRYQELVKNGYVASEQYERILANSQALEGTLLGDEAAIENAKLQLEYCFIRSPIDGITGNLLVHEGNVVKANDLVLLVINQVRPIYVSFSVPGRYLPEIRKYRALGKLKVEAAVPGKEGSSVLGDLTFVDNAVDLQTGMIQLKGLFSNQNKTLWPGQFVNVDLFVTKQDNAIVVPSRAVQTGQTGQFLYVINPGFTVEFRSVVVESVMDEEAVIEKGVSPGDQVVTDGQLRLVPGSKVVVRDSGSPAHSQENQK
- a CDS encoding efflux RND transporter permease subunit yields the protein MNIPELCIRRPVMTTLLMAGIFLFGIIGYRALPVSELPDVDFPTLSVSANLPGASAETMASSVATPLEKQFSTIAGIDSMTSINGRGITQITVQFSLDRNIDAAAQDIQSAIVAAQKNLPPGMPSPPTYQKVNPADQPILFLALSSPLLPLSKIDEYAENMIAQRISTISGVAQVQVFGSQKYAVRVQLDPAAMASRGLGIDEVAGAISQQNVNLPTGTLYGAHQAFTVQASGQLTNAAAYRQLIVAYRNGSPVRLEELGRVIDSVQNDKVASWYNDTRAIVLAIQRQPGTNTVEVADAIKKLLPVFRGQMPASVRFEVLYDRSVSILASINEVKFTLILAIGLVILVIFLFLRKLPATLIPSLALPISIMGTFSVLYLLGYSIDNLSLMALTLSVGFVVDDAIVMLENIVRHLEKGEEVLPATLKGSREIGFTIVSMTVSLAAVFIPVLLMGGILGRLLHEFSVTIITTVVVSGFVSLTLTPMLCSRLLKVHRSEKHGRLYNLFERFFEWLLGIYDRSLRFSLAHRRLVILIFGILFMASVYLFMIIPKGFIPNSDTGLIFAFTQGSQDISFESMKTHQQALAKIVQQDPYVENFMSAIGAGGPNVTGNTGRIFMRLKPRSQRPDVEQVIQELRPKLAAVTGIKAFPQNLPTIRIGGQLTKSLYQYTLQDVDIQELYQWAPVLESKIRTLPGFQDVNSDLEITTPQINVEIDRDKASSLGVRADQIESALYNAYGARQVSTIYTPSDQYWVIMELDPEFQLNPNALSLLYIRASTGQLVPLNSVARLNPGVGPLTVAHLGQLPSVTISFNLEPGVSLSDAVKKIEKVGRELNLPATLNATFKGVAQAFQSSFQGLSILFILSFLVIYIVLGILYESFIHPITILSGLPSAAFGALATLMLFHMELNIFGFVGLLMLLGIVKKNAIMMIDFALNARRNEGKNAFDAIYQGCLIRFRPIMMTTMAALMGTLPIAIGFGAGSDTRRPLGLAVVGGLLVSQLVTLYITPVIYLYFETFQQNFFEWRQRRRAPIKDNVLE